TCTGTTGAGAGACTGCGCATTCGTGTGTTCTCCCGCCGAGCGGGAACAGCCATGAGTTATGCGTTACGGTAGGGGTGTTTTTATTGCTTCGACCTTGGAAGTTGACAAGTCGGATGAGTGTGCGTTATAGTACTAGAGAAACGTTTCGACAAAACGTTTCGACAACGAAGTAATGCAGCGCCGATGCAAGGAAGGAGAGGTGATGGCTGGAATCAAAGATGTGGCTCGCGCCGCCGGTGTGTCCGTCAGCACCGTCTCCTATGTGCTGTCCAATAAGCGTTCCATTTCCGCCGAAACCACGCGTAGGGTGATGGACGCCATTCGGGAGCTCGACTACACTCCCGACGCCAGCGCGCAGAAGATGCGTGGGGTACGCAACTCCATCATCGCGTTGAGCATGCCCATTCGCGGCGACATCAATCTCGCCAAGTACAACGCCTACTTCCTGCGCACGGCATGGGAGGCGAAGAACGCCGGCTACGATGTGCTCCTGCTCACCGGAGAGGACGTGGTTGGCGATATCCAGCGGGCGACGCGCAGCAACCTCGTCGATGGCGTGGTGCTTATGGATATCGAAGAAAGCGACGAGCGCGCCGCCAAGGCCTCGACCTACGCCAAGCCCACCGTGGCGGTCGGCTACCCCCTGTCTCATGACGGTTGCGCCTGCGTCGATGTTGATTTCGTGCAGGTGGGGCGTCAGGCGGCCGATTACCTCTACGACCGCGGGCATCGCAGCGTGATTCTGCTGCGCGACAATGAGCATGAGTACGAGCGCCGCTCGGGGTATGTGGTGCTGTTCCGCGAAAGCGTGATGGATCGCGCGGAGGAGCTCGGCATGTCCGTGCTGGAGTTCTCGAAAACGGACCTCGCTCACTTCGACGCGGTGGAGTTCGTGCATGAGATGTTCTCCGATGGGGGCATGGCGACGGCGATCATCAGCCAGGCGCCGGCAAGCGTGCTGGACCATGTGCTCAAGGAGCTGCAGGTTCGCGGTATCCGCGTTCCGGAGGATGTTTCGGTGCTGTCGTGCGGCACCTTCCTTGAAGGGGAGTTCATGACTCGCCCGGTCACCGAGATCCCGGTCATGCCGGAGCTGCTGGCTCATAAGGCCGTGAGCCTGCTGGTGGACTCCATCGAAGGTGACAGAGGCATCGCCGGAGTGGTCGATCTGGTCTCTCCCGTGATTCAGGAGCGGGGATCCGTGCTGGATCTTGCCGCCGCCGGGAGTGGAGGGAGAGTGGCGATGACATAGCGGTGAGATGCGCATTCGCGTCCGATCCAATGCAGTCGAAACGATTCGACTATACGGGCGACGACGAATATGGCGATTGCGGTTGGCTTATAACTGAACATCACACAGCGGTGGTGGTTCATCCAGGCTGGATTCGGCATGATGCCGGAAAACTGCCTGCAAAAAACTGCCTGCACGGTGCATCGAAGCCTTCAATGGCATTCGAAACGATTCGACAAAGAAGTTGAAAGCCTTGTTCCCAAGGCAAAACGAAAGGAAAAACACATGAACATTCGACGTGGAATCGCCGCTCTCGCGGTGACGACCTTGGCTCTGGGCTCGCTCGCCGCATGCGGCAGCGACACCGCGCAGGATGAGGAAACCCCGGAAAGCCTCTCCTTCTGGTACTACGAAGAGGACGACTCCGGCCAGACCCAGGCTTGGAAGAAAGCCGCCGAACTCTTCGAGGAGGAGACCGGCGTCTCCATCAACTTCGAGCGCAAATCGAGCACCCAGATGATGCAGAACAGCAGCCAGTACCTGAACTCCGACGACGCTCCGGACATCGCGGAATCCAACCGTGGCAACGGATCCGCCGGTGTGCTCTCGACCATGGGTCTGCTCACCGATCTGGGCGAATACGTCGAACAGTACGGTTGGGACGAAAAGGTCACCGGCGCGGACGCCACCGTGGCCAAGTACGACGAAAACGGCATCATGGGCGGCGACACCTGGTACGGCATGACCAGCTATGCGGAATTCCAGCGCGTCTACTACAACGAGGACATGTTCGCCGAGTACGGCATCGAGATTCCGACCACATTCGACGAGTTCGAGGAGGCCTGCCAGAAGTTCGTCGATGCGGGTGTGACGCCCATCGCGGCCGATGCCCAGGAGTACGGCGTGCTGTGGCTGTGGTGGCAGCTTGTCTCCCAGAAGGCCGACGACGCCTTCATGGAGGACTGGCATATGTACAAGGGCGATGTGGACTGGGATTCCGGTGCGCTGACCTACGCCACCGACACGATCGCCGACTGGGTTGAGAAGGGCTTCATCTCCACCAACGCCACGGGCATGAAGGCGGAGGACACCACACAGGCCTTCATCAAGGGCGAATATCCGATCTATCAGACGGGCACCTGGAACCAGGGCCGTTTCGTGAAGCAGATCACCGACTTCGAATGGACGGCCGCGGTGCTTCCGGAATCCGTGTTCGCGGAAGGCTGCGCCGGCAACCTGCTGGTGATCCCCGAACGCTCCAAGCACCATGACCTCGCCGCCAAGTTCATCGACTACGTGCTCTCCGAAGAGGTGCAGAACTATCTCGGCAATGCCGGCGGCATCCCCGTGGCGGCCAACCTTGACGAGATCACCGACGAGAAGAGCAAAGCCATGATCGAGGAGTACAGCTCGTTCGCCAATAACGACAAGCTGAGCTACTACCCGGATTACGCCGCCTCCAGCCTCACCGACGCCATCCCGGCCTCCCTGCAGGAGCTGGTCAACGGCACCATGAGCGCCGACGAGACCCTGCAGTCCATTCACGAAAAGTACGACTCCGGCGTCGAAGAGATGGGCTTCGCGGACTGACGCCCATCGCCCGTGAAGAGGATGCGGCCGGCTCCGCCCCGCGGCAACCCGGCCGAGCCGGCCGCACCCCACCAACATCCACCACATCAAGGAAGCTGCAATGGCACAGAAAAACAAAGCCCGGAAGTCATCGCTGTCAAGGCTGCCCGGCAACAAGTCCTACAAATTCATCCCCTACCTGCTTCCGGGCATCATCGGCCTGGCCATCATCGTCATCATTCCGTTCGTTTGGAACATCTACCTGAGCTTCACCCGCTGGCGCGGCGTGGGCCCGACGAAATTCATCGGCCTGTCGAACTGGAAGAAACTGTTCTCCGACGCCACCTTCTGGCAGTCCTTCCTCAACTCGTTCTGGATCATCGTGGCCATTGTGGTTATCCCGACGATTCTTGGCCTGTTCATCTCCTCGCTGCTCACCGATGTGATCCAGAAGAAATTCGGCGGCAAGGTCTCATCCCTTCTGCGCGCGCTGTTCTACCTGCCCCAGCTGCTGCCCGTGGCCGTCGCGGCCATCATCATGGGATGGATCTTCCGCCCGGAGGACGGCGCGGTGAACGCGCTGCTGGAAAAGATCGGACTCGGTTCGCTGCAGCACAATTGGCTGGGCAGCCCCGATAGCGCGCTTCCCATCCTCATGCTGATTCTTGTGTGGATTCAGCTCGGCTATCCGATTGTGATCTTCATGTCCGGACTGCAGCGCGTGGATCCCGAACTGTACGAGGCGGCAAGTCTTGACGGCGCGAATTGGTGGCAGAAGTTCCGTGTGGTCACATTGCCGTCCATCATCCCCGAACTGCTGGTGGTGATTCTCACCGCCACCATCGGCGCGCTGAAAACCTTCGCTCCGGTCTACCTGCTTACCAAGGGCGGGCCCGGCACCAGCACCACCGTGCCGTCGTACTACTCATACAACCAGTTCTTCCAGGTGCAGCAGGTCGGCTATGGCGCCACCATTTCCACCGCGCTCACCGTGGTCATTATCGTGTTCGCCGTGGTGTTCACTATCGTGCAGCGTCGCGTCGAGAAAAATATGGTCTGAAAGATAGGGGACGATCACCATGTCTCAATCCTCACGCGGCGTTTCCGCGAAGCACACGCAATCCATTCGTTCCGGCGGCGACTGGGTGTCGCTGATCCTCCTGATCGTCGCCGCGCTGGTGATGCTCTTTCCTCTGCTGATCCTGACTATCAACGCGTTCAAAACCGCGGCGGACTACAATGCGACGGGCCCGTTGTCGTTGCCGGCGCACTTCACGTTGGACGGCATCATCTCGTTCTGGACCACCGTTGATTTTCCGGTGAAGTTCCTCAACAGTTTCGTCATCTCCCTGGTGGTATCGCTGGCCGCGGTGACCCTTTCGGTGCTCAACTCCTTCGCGCTGGGCATCGGGCGGGTGAAGGGCAACACGTGGATCATCCTCGCCATCATGCTGGCGAATATGATGCCGCAGGAAGCGTTGCTGTACCCGCTGTACACCATGTTCAAGGAAGTGGGCCTCTACAACTCCCAGATGTCGATCATCGTCATCTTCACCATCATCCAAAGCGCCTACGGCACCTACCTGCTGTCGTCGGTGTACGGCACCTTCCCGCAGGCCATTCTGGAGGCGGCCGCCATCGATGGCGCGTCCCGCTGGCAGATCCTGCGCAAGGTGGTGCTGCCCATCTCCTGGCCGACCATCAGCGTGCTGTTCGTGTTCTTCTTTGTGTGGACGTGGAACGAATACATGATTCCCATGGCGTTCCTGATGAGCGATGACGTGCAGACCATCCCGCTCGCCCTGGCCACCTTGCAGGGACAGCACACCATGGACGCGACCACATTGGCGTCCGCGTCGCTGCTCAGCATCGTGCCGACGATCATCTTCTTCATCATCTTCCAGCGCAAACTGTCCCAGGGCATTACCGCCGGAGCGGTGAAGTAGACGCCTTTGGCGTGTTAGCTCATCCTCTCTCTACCATTAAAGGTGGCGGAAAAAGACAACGTCGTTCCGCCACCGCTACTCAACCACAAGGAATACAGATGACCAATACCGTGTGTGAAACGCCGTTCCAAGGGTTTGGGCATGGCGCTCTCGATTCGCTTTCCCTCGCATCCGCCGGGCGCAGCCGCTGCGTCAACGCCGAGAACCCGACCGGAGGCAAAGGCACCGCCGCGACCGCCGCCAGCGCGCTGGGACCGTCGCGTAAGGGCAGTCCGTGCATCCAAACCGTTCGGGCGGGCGAATCGGTGACGCTGATGGATGTTTCCGGACCCGGCGTGATCCGCCATATTTGGATGACCGTTACGGACAAGACCTCGCCGCGCGGGCCCAACGTGCTGCGCAATCTGATTCTCGAGTTCTACTGGGACGGCGAAAGCCAGCCGTCGGTGCAGTGCCCGATCGGCGATTTCTTCTGCTGCGGTCACGCCCAGTCCTGCCGCGTCAACTCCATTCCGGTTATGGTGAATCCCAACCGCGGATTCAACTGCTTCTGGAGCATGCCCTTCGAGCACGCGCGCATCGTGCTGCGCAACGACCACAACGAAGACGTTCCCGCGTTCTTCTACCAGATCGACTACACCGAATACGACGCGCTGCCGGCGGACGCCATGCGCTTCCACGCGCAGTGGCGTCGTGAACGCGTGACCGAACTGGCCCGCGACTACACGGTGCTCGACAACGTCAACGGCCGCGGCGCGTATGTGGGCACGTATCTCGCGCTGACCGCGCTGGAAAGCCGCTGGTGGGGCGAGGGCGAATTCAAAATGTACATCGACGACGATGACCAGTACCCCACCTGGTGCAGCACCGGCGCCGAGGATTACTTCGGTGGCGCGTGGAGCTTCGCGCAGTTCGATGATCAGGGGCGCATGCATGAGCAGACCTTCACCGGCCCGTACATCGGCTTCCCGTTCTACTCGCAGACGCTGAGCCGCCGCGAAAGCGATTATTGGGATATCGCGACTCCGGTGACCCGAGGCCTGTACCGCTGGCATATTCCCGATCCGATCTATTTTGAGAAGAACCTGCGGGTCGAATGGCAGCAGATCGGCACCGAGGAGAACGGCAACTTCGAACGTCAGGATGACGTCGCCACGGTTGCGTACTGGTACCAGAGCGAACCCCACACGCCGTTCGAGCCGATCGGGGACCGTCACTTCCGCCAGCCGAGGTAACGCTCCGCTCCGAGCAGCTTCCGAATGGTCTGCGAATAACCTCCGCCATATGACGCCTGTCCGCTTATCGCCGACTGTCTGTCACCATGGCGGAGGTTTTCATATATGCAGGAGGATTCGCCGTGGCTATTCGCCGGGGGTATTCGCCCGTTGTGAGCTCCGACTAAGGCGAGACATCTGCTGGTGATGGGCTGTTTGGATGGCGACACGCCCGGGTGAGCATGATATTCGAAGGATTTTAGGGCTTGTTGATGGCTTCTGGCGATGTTTCGCGCCGGGAAAGCGTCCGTTTTCGCTGTTTTCGACACGCCGAGGGAGGCCAGTGTTTTCAGTGGGTTTGATGGTATTTTTTGAGGGTCGATTTGCGCGGTGGCGTGGGTTCGTGTAAGTTATCTCTTCGCTGCCTCACAGCGGCGCGGTTCCCTCCTGGGGAGTGGTTGCCGGGGTGTGTGTGGTGGTGGTTTGAGAACTCAAGAGCGTGTTTGTACTACTTCTTTATAGTCAATGATTGCCAGTTCATTGCCCGCCCGTTTTTCGGGTCCGCGGGAGCGGTTAATGGGTGGTGAGGTTTTTGTGAGAGTAATCCTTCCTTATAGGATTTTCTCGTCATTTTCTTTTTTCGGAAAATAGTTTTGAGAGTCATCTTTCGATGTCTTTCCATGAAGTTTTTTGTGGAGGGTTCGATTCTGGCTCAGGATGAACGCTGGCGGCGTGCTTAACACATGCAAGTCGAACGGGATCCCTGGCAGCTTGCTGCCGGGGTGAGAGTGGCGAACGGGTGAGTAATGCGTGACCGACCTGCCCCATGCACCGGAATAGCTCCTGGAAACGGGTGGTAATGCCGGATGTTCCACATGATCGCATGTGATTGTGGGAAAGCTTTCGCGGCATGGGATGGGGTCGCGTCCTATCAGCTTGATGGCGGGGTAACGGCCCACCATGGCTTCGACGGGTAGCCGGCCTGAGAGGGCGACCGGCCACATTGGGACTGAGATACGGCCCAGACTCCTACGGGAGGCAGCAGTGGGGAATATTGCACAATGGGCGCAAGCCTGATGCAGCGACGCCGCGTGCGGGATGGAGGCCTTCGGGTTGTAAACCGCTTTTGTTGGGGAGCAAGCGCAAGTGAGTGTACCTTTCGAATAAGCACCGGCTAACTACGTGCCAGCAGCCGCGGTAATACGTAGGGTGCAAGCGTTATCCGGAATTATTGGGCGTAAAGAGCTCGTAGGCGGTTTGTCGCGTCCGGTGTGAAAGTCCATCGCTTAACGGTGGATCTGCGCCGGGTACGGGCAGGCTGGAGTGCGGTAGGGGAGACTGGAATTCCCGGTGTAACGGTGGAATGTGTAGATATCGGGAAGAACACCAATGGCGAAGGCAGGTCTCTGGGCCGTTACTGACGCTGAGGAGCGAAAGCGTGGGGAGCGAACAGGATTAGATACCCTGGTAGTCCACGCCGTAAACGGTGGATGCTGGATGTGGGGCCCGTTCCACGGGTTCCGTGTCGGAGCTAACGCGTTAAGCATCCCGCCTGGGGAGTACGGCCGCAAGGCTAAAACTCAAAGAAATTGACGGGGGCCCGCACAAGCGGCGGAGCATGCGGATTAATTCGATGCAACGCGAAGAACCTTACCTGGGCTTGACATGTTCCCGACCGCCCCAGAGATGGGGTTTCCCTTCGGGGCGGGTTCACAGGTGGTGCATGGTCGTCGTCAGCTCGTGTCGTGAGATGTTGGGTTAAGTCCCGCAACGAGCGCAACCCTCGCCTGATGTTGCCAGCGGGTCGTGCCGGGAACTCATCAGGGACCGCCGGGGTTAACTCGGAGGAAGGTGGGGATGACGTCAGATCATCATGCCCCTTACGTCCAGGGCTTCACGCATGCTACAATGGCCGGCACAACGGGATGCGACATGGCGACATGGAGCGGATCCCTGAAAACCGGTCTCAGTTCGGATCGCAGTCTGCAACTCGACTGCGTGAAGGCGGAGTCGCTAGTAATCGCGAATCAGCAACGTCGCGGTGAATGCGTTCCCGGGCCTTGTACACACCGCCCGTCAAGTCATGAAAGTGGGTAGCACCCGAAGCCGGTGGCCCAACCCTTTTTGGGAGGGAGCCGTCTAAGGTGAGACTCGTGATTGGGACTAAGTCGTAACAAGGTAGCCGTACCGGAAGGTGCGGCTGGATCACCTCCTTTCTACGGAGAATTCAGGCCAGTGTCTGCTGGCCGGTGTGAACGCCTCCATTCTTTCCGGCGCGTGTGGCGTCGGGTGGGGGCTTGCTGGTGTGGAAACGATTGTTGGCTTCCATGTCCTTTCGGGGGCGTGGGGTTGTGGTGCGGGCATGCTTTTGGGCTCCCGGACCGCCACCCGCGACGAAATGTCGTGGGCGTGGGTCCGCGCCCGTCGGGTCCGTCCCGTCCCCAAAGGGGGATCGTGTGATGGTCTGGCGTGTGCGTCGGTGGTTTGAGAACTGGATAGTGGACGCGAGCGAGTATGGGACACGTTGTGTTCCGTCTCGCTGTTGATTTCGATCGAACTCCTCAATTTTTGTTTGAGGGTGTTCGTTTGATCGTTTTGTTGATCGTTTAGTGTGATGATTTGTTGTCTAGGAGTTTGCTGGTGTTCTTGCGGCACGCCTAACAGTCCTGTTGGGTGTTGGGTGTTGCTTGCAAGGGCGTATGGTGGATGCCTTGGCAGACAGGACCGATGAAGGACGTCAGGGGCCGCGATAGGCCTCGGGGAGCCGCCGACTGGGCTTTGATCCGAGGATCTCCGAATGGGGAAACCCGCCAGCCGTCATGGGCTGGCACCGCTTTCAAGCGGGGGGTACGCAGGGAAGTGAAACATCTCAGTACCTGCAGGAAAGGATATTCCGTGAGTAGTGGCGAGCGAAAGCGGATCAGGCTAAACCGTCCGCGCGTGATACCCGTCGGGGGTTGCGCGGGCGGTGTCGCGGGAACGCGCCTCCGGGCTCCGACGGGCCCGGCGGGAGTGATAAAACCATGTGTCAGGGGAACCGGGTTGAATACCGGGCCGCAGAGGGTGATGGCCCCGTACCTGAACGCGCATGGTCTCCCGGCCGCGTCTCCCAAGTAGCACGGGCCTCGTGGAATCCCGTGTGAATCTGCCCGGACCGTCGGGTAAGCCTAAATATTCCTGTCTGACCGATAGCGAACGAGTACCGTGAGGGAAAGGTGAAAAGTACCCCGGGAGGGGAGTGAAACAGTCTCTGAAACCATGCGCCTACAATCCGTCGGAGCCTTTCGGGGTGACGGCGTGCCTATCGAAAAATGAGTCTGCGAGTCAGTGGTACGTGGCGAGGTTAACCCGTCGTGGGGGATCCGTAGCGAAAGCGAGTCTGAATAAGGCGTCTGTTAGTCGCGTGCCCTGGACCCGAAGCGGGATGATCTAGCCCTGAGCAGGTTGAGGCGCGGGTAAGACCGCGTGGAGGACCGAACCCACTTAGGTTGAAAACTGAGGGGATGACTTGGGGTTAGGGGTGAAAGGCCAATCAAATTCCGTGATAGCTGGTTCTCTCCGAAATGCATTTAGGTGCAGCGTCGGTTGATTACATCCGGGGGGTAGAGCTACTGGATGCTTGCGGGCCCATATCGGGTACCAATAGCAACCAAACTCCGAATACCCGTGATGCGTATTCCGGCAGTGAGTCGGCGGGGGATAAGCTCCGTCGTCGAAAGGGAAACAGCCCAGATCGTCGTCTAAGGTCCCTAAGCGTGTGCTAAGTGGGAAAGGATGTGGAGTCGCATAGACAGCCAGGAGGTTGGCTTAGAAGCAGCCATCCTTAAAAGAGTTCGTAACAGATCACTGGTCTAGTGGTTCCGCGCCGACAATGTAGCGGGGCTCAAGCACACCACCGAAGACGCGGCAGTGGATTATTCCACTGGGTAGGAGAGCGTCCCCTGCGGGGCGAAGCGGCCGTGCAAACGCGCCGTGGACTGCAGGGGAG
Above is a window of Bifidobacterium eulemuris DNA encoding:
- a CDS encoding LacI family DNA-binding transcriptional regulator, coding for MAGIKDVARAAGVSVSTVSYVLSNKRSISAETTRRVMDAIRELDYTPDASAQKMRGVRNSIIALSMPIRGDINLAKYNAYFLRTAWEAKNAGYDVLLLTGEDVVGDIQRATRSNLVDGVVLMDIEESDERAAKASTYAKPTVAVGYPLSHDGCACVDVDFVQVGRQAADYLYDRGHRSVILLRDNEHEYERRSGYVVLFRESVMDRAEELGMSVLEFSKTDLAHFDAVEFVHEMFSDGGMATAIISQAPASVLDHVLKELQVRGIRVPEDVSVLSCGTFLEGEFMTRPVTEIPVMPELLAHKAVSLLVDSIEGDRGIAGVVDLVSPVIQERGSVLDLAAAGSGGRVAMT
- a CDS encoding ABC transporter substrate-binding protein, with protein sequence MNIRRGIAALAVTTLALGSLAACGSDTAQDEETPESLSFWYYEEDDSGQTQAWKKAAELFEEETGVSINFERKSSTQMMQNSSQYLNSDDAPDIAESNRGNGSAGVLSTMGLLTDLGEYVEQYGWDEKVTGADATVAKYDENGIMGGDTWYGMTSYAEFQRVYYNEDMFAEYGIEIPTTFDEFEEACQKFVDAGVTPIAADAQEYGVLWLWWQLVSQKADDAFMEDWHMYKGDVDWDSGALTYATDTIADWVEKGFISTNATGMKAEDTTQAFIKGEYPIYQTGTWNQGRFVKQITDFEWTAAVLPESVFAEGCAGNLLVIPERSKHHDLAAKFIDYVLSEEVQNYLGNAGGIPVAANLDEITDEKSKAMIEEYSSFANNDKLSYYPDYAASSLTDAIPASLQELVNGTMSADETLQSIHEKYDSGVEEMGFAD
- a CDS encoding carbohydrate ABC transporter permease, which encodes MAQKNKARKSSLSRLPGNKSYKFIPYLLPGIIGLAIIVIIPFVWNIYLSFTRWRGVGPTKFIGLSNWKKLFSDATFWQSFLNSFWIIVAIVVIPTILGLFISSLLTDVIQKKFGGKVSSLLRALFYLPQLLPVAVAAIIMGWIFRPEDGAVNALLEKIGLGSLQHNWLGSPDSALPILMLILVWIQLGYPIVIFMSGLQRVDPELYEAASLDGANWWQKFRVVTLPSIIPELLVVILTATIGALKTFAPVYLLTKGGPGTSTTVPSYYSYNQFFQVQQVGYGATISTALTVVIIVFAVVFTIVQRRVEKNMV
- a CDS encoding carbohydrate ABC transporter permease — its product is MSQSSRGVSAKHTQSIRSGGDWVSLILLIVAALVMLFPLLILTINAFKTAADYNATGPLSLPAHFTLDGIISFWTTVDFPVKFLNSFVISLVVSLAAVTLSVLNSFALGIGRVKGNTWIILAIMLANMMPQEALLYPLYTMFKEVGLYNSQMSIIVIFTIIQSAYGTYLLSSVYGTFPQAILEAAAIDGASRWQILRKVVLPISWPTISVLFVFFFVWTWNEYMIPMAFLMSDDVQTIPLALATLQGQHTMDATTLASASLLSIVPTIIFFIIFQRKLSQGITAGAVK
- a CDS encoding glycoside hydrolase family 172 protein, encoding MTNTVCETPFQGFGHGALDSLSLASAGRSRCVNAENPTGGKGTAATAASALGPSRKGSPCIQTVRAGESVTLMDVSGPGVIRHIWMTVTDKTSPRGPNVLRNLILEFYWDGESQPSVQCPIGDFFCCGHAQSCRVNSIPVMVNPNRGFNCFWSMPFEHARIVLRNDHNEDVPAFFYQIDYTEYDALPADAMRFHAQWRRERVTELARDYTVLDNVNGRGAYVGTYLALTALESRWWGEGEFKMYIDDDDQYPTWCSTGAEDYFGGAWSFAQFDDQGRMHEQTFTGPYIGFPFYSQTLSRRESDYWDIATPVTRGLYRWHIPDPIYFEKNLRVEWQQIGTEENGNFERQDDVATVAYWYQSEPHTPFEPIGDRHFRQPR